The following are encoded together in the Deinococcus soli (ex Cha et al. 2016) genome:
- a CDS encoding cation:proton antiporter: MVVFKGLGWRAALPLGVLLSGGALAASSAGTADLLFGLFWVVLAAAVFGTVASKLGVPAVVGQVLAGILIGPSVLSLVRPDEFLLSLAELGAVFLLFMVGLETRFRDLLSVGKEALLVAVLGIAFPLALGFGFGLWQGQENVSALFVGTALVATSVGITAKVLQEMGVLDARFAQVILGAAVIDDILGLTLLAVVSGLGAGESMSAGQVGLILGLSVGFVALVLALGIPLIRRFQPRLRNLSLSRMFNVAIVVGLGVAALSTVAGLAPIIGAFLAGMVLAEVKDEVEFESKVHALESFLAPVFFVVVGLQLDLGVLGDPVVIVAGLILTVLAVIGKVAGGLIGARSMGGRQSLLVGVGMVPRGEVGLIVASLGLAAGVIGKQVYAEVLLMVLLTTVLAPLVLRALAPRPERDAPAA; encoded by the coding sequence ATGGTGGTGTTCAAGGGATTGGGTTGGCGTGCGGCGCTGCCGCTGGGCGTGTTGCTGTCGGGCGGCGCGCTGGCGGCGAGTTCGGCGGGAACGGCGGACCTGCTGTTCGGGCTGTTCTGGGTGGTACTCGCTGCGGCGGTGTTCGGGACGGTGGCCTCGAAGCTGGGGGTTCCGGCGGTGGTGGGGCAGGTGCTGGCCGGGATTCTGATCGGGCCGAGCGTGCTGAGTCTGGTGCGTCCGGACGAGTTCCTGCTCAGCCTCGCGGAGCTGGGCGCGGTGTTCCTGCTGTTCATGGTGGGCCTGGAGACCCGCTTCCGGGACCTGCTGTCGGTGGGGAAGGAGGCGCTGCTCGTGGCGGTGCTGGGCATCGCGTTCCCGCTGGCGCTGGGCTTCGGGTTCGGGCTGTGGCAGGGGCAGGAGAACGTCAGTGCGCTGTTCGTGGGGACGGCCCTGGTGGCGACGTCGGTGGGCATCACCGCGAAGGTGTTGCAGGAGATGGGCGTACTGGACGCCCGGTTCGCGCAGGTGATCCTGGGCGCGGCCGTCATCGACGACATCCTGGGCCTGACGCTGCTGGCGGTCGTGAGTGGCCTGGGTGCCGGGGAGAGTATGAGTGCCGGGCAGGTGGGCTTGATCCTGGGCCTCAGCGTGGGGTTCGTGGCGCTGGTGCTCGCGCTGGGCATCCCGCTCATCCGCCGCTTCCAGCCGAGGCTGCGGAACCTGAGCCTGTCACGCATGTTCAACGTGGCGATCGTGGTGGGCCTGGGCGTGGCCGCGCTGAGCACCGTGGCGGGCCTCGCGCCGATCATCGGGGCGTTCCTGGCGGGCATGGTCCTGGCCGAGGTGAAGGACGAGGTGGAATTCGAGTCGAAGGTGCACGCGCTGGAGTCCTTCCTCGCCCCCGTGTTCTTCGTGGTCGTGGGTTTGCAGCTGGACCTGGGCGTGCTGGGTGACCCGGTCGTGATCGTCGCGGGCCTGATCCTGACCGTACTGGCCGTGATCGGCAAGGTCGCGGGCGGCCTGATCGGCGCGCGCAGCATGGGCGGGCGGCAGTCGCTGCTGGTCGGCGTGGGCATGGTCCCGCGCGGCGAGGTCGGATTGATCGTCGCCAGCCTGGGTCTCGCGGCGGGCGTGATCGGCAAGCAGGTGTACGCCGAGGTGCTCCTCATGGTCCTCCTGACGACCGTGCTGGCGCCGCTGGTGCTGCGCGCCCTGGCCCCCCGCCCGGAACGGGACGCACCCGCCGCCTGA
- a CDS encoding phosphotransferase produces the protein MNAPELPSLTPAQVAALLHASPDVVSWRGAVSWLGAGSDHRAYALGEDRVVRLPRWPGGGEALRREARLLAWLTPRLPGAALPEVLHMGEPAPLAPEGFSVARRVPGVSALGPPLADPGALGEVLGCWLAELHALNPQGSGLGVDLDPTGRDWRAAALDDLAVAAAAGVLPEAGTWAARVQAVPDLWEVSPVPIHGDFAAEHIQLDGAGRLVGVLDWADAALGDPARDLAGLIHWGDPVLWHAARVVYPASGVVWERAAWYALCRALGDLAFAVREGRPAYLEAGRRALNGVRGWWTNAPPQS, from the coding sequence GTGAACGCCCCGGAACTCCCGAGCCTGACCCCGGCGCAGGTGGCGGCCCTGCTGCACGCCTCGCCGGACGTGGTGTCGTGGCGGGGCGCGGTGTCATGGCTGGGCGCGGGCAGCGATCACCGCGCCTACGCTCTGGGGGAGGACCGGGTGGTGCGCCTGCCCCGCTGGCCCGGCGGTGGAGAGGCCCTGCGGCGCGAGGCCCGGCTGCTGGCGTGGCTGACCCCCAGACTGCCCGGCGCGGCGCTGCCGGAGGTGCTACACATGGGGGAACCGGCGCCCCTGGCCCCGGAGGGGTTCAGCGTGGCGCGGCGCGTGCCCGGCGTATCGGCACTGGGGCCGCCTCTGGCCGATCCAGGCGCGCTGGGTGAGGTGCTGGGGTGCTGGCTGGCCGAGCTGCACGCCCTGAACCCACAGGGCTCCGGGCTGGGCGTGGATCTCGACCCGACGGGGCGCGACTGGCGGGCCGCCGCACTGGACGATCTGGCTGTGGCGGCGGCAGCGGGTGTCCTGCCGGAGGCCGGGACCTGGGCGGCCCGCGTGCAGGCGGTGCCCGACCTGTGGGAGGTGAGCCCGGTGCCCATTCACGGGGATTTCGCGGCTGAGCACATTCAGCTGGACGGGGCGGGGCGACTCGTGGGTGTGCTGGACTGGGCGGACGCGGCGCTGGGGGACCCGGCGCGGGATCTGGCGGGCCTGATCCACTGGGGTGACCCGGTGCTGTGGCACGCCGCGCGGGTGGTTTACCCGGCGTCCGGGGTGGTGTGGGAGCGCGCGGCGTGGTACGCGCTGTGCCGCGCGCTGGGCGATCTGGCGTTCGCGGTGCGGGAGGGCCGACCCGCGTATCTGGAGGCGGGACGGCGGGCGCTGAACGGGGTGCGGGGCTGGTGGACAAACGCCCCGCCGCAGTCTTAA
- a CDS encoding sulfite exporter TauE/SafE family protein: MISAVTLAVIGVGLLAGVLGAILGLGGGVVVVPALEFLLPHFGRDITIAQAVAISQIGVLAVGLSGAASYLQQGLVRARTGYLLSPYTIVGGAAGSFLGLILPARAVATVFAALLLYSAYNLLRGLKRVEVEREPSRLVPPAMTFAGIMSGLLGIGGGTVQVPVLNLMAGVPIRQAIATSTFIMGLTAVGNALVYQAGGLLDLRLAAGVALGVLIGARAGASLQSRIPAAQLKLFFSLLLIFTAGQLLWKYWGQA, from the coding sequence GTGATCAGTGCCGTGACGCTCGCCGTGATCGGCGTGGGCCTGCTCGCCGGGGTGCTCGGCGCGATCCTGGGCCTGGGGGGCGGCGTGGTCGTCGTCCCCGCGCTGGAATTCCTGCTGCCGCACTTCGGGCGGGACATCACGATCGCGCAGGCGGTCGCGATCAGCCAGATCGGCGTGCTCGCCGTGGGCCTCAGCGGCGCGGCCAGCTACCTGCAGCAGGGCCTCGTGCGCGCGCGGACCGGGTACCTGCTCTCTCCCTACACCATCGTCGGCGGGGCCGCCGGGTCGTTCCTGGGCCTGATCCTCCCGGCGCGCGCGGTCGCGACCGTGTTCGCGGCGCTGCTGCTGTACTCCGCGTACAACCTCCTGCGCGGACTGAAACGCGTGGAGGTCGAACGCGAACCCTCCCGTCTGGTCCCCCCGGCCATGACCTTCGCGGGCATCATGAGCGGCCTGCTGGGCATCGGCGGCGGCACCGTGCAGGTCCCGGTGCTGAACCTCATGGCGGGCGTGCCCATCCGGCAGGCCATCGCCACGAGCACCTTCATCATGGGCCTGACCGCCGTCGGCAACGCCCTGGTGTACCAGGCGGGCGGCCTGCTTGACCTGCGCCTGGCGGCCGGGGTGGCGCTGGGCGTCCTGATCGGCGCGCGCGCCGGAGCCAGCCTGCAAAGCCGCATTCCCGCCGCGCAGCTGAAACTGTTCTTCAGCCTGCTGCTGATCTTCACTGCCGGGCAACTGCTGTGGAAGTACTGGGGGCAGGCGTGA
- a CDS encoding thiolase family protein, with product MRDAVIVSAVRTPVGRGVKGTLANTRPDDLAALVLNEAVKRAGVDAALVEDVYLGCAIPEAEQGLNVARLAALRAGMPDSVGGVTVNRFCSSGLQTIAMAAAAIQTGQADVMLAGGVESMSFVPMSGHNPSPNPELVDARPGAYIGMGMTAENVAAKYGISREDQDAFAFRSHQRAAAAQDAGKFDAEIVPVPVRVDKLKGTKMKSETVNFDRDELIRRDANLADMAKVRPAFKATGSVSAANSSPFSDGAAAVLIMSGEKAQELGVKPLAKFLGFAVAGVEPELMGIGPVKAVPKVLAQTGLTLDDIDLIELNEAFAAQSLAVARELGLNQDIMNVNGGAIALGHPLGCSGAKLATTAIYELQRRGGGKALITMCIGGGMGAAGIIEVYGADQAAD from the coding sequence ATGCGTGACGCCGTTATTGTTTCTGCCGTCCGGACGCCCGTTGGTCGTGGCGTGAAAGGCACCCTGGCGAACACCCGCCCCGACGACCTCGCGGCGCTGGTGCTGAACGAGGCCGTCAAGCGCGCCGGTGTGGACGCCGCCCTGGTCGAGGACGTGTACCTCGGCTGCGCGATTCCCGAGGCGGAGCAGGGCCTGAACGTGGCCCGCCTGGCCGCGCTGCGCGCCGGGATGCCCGACAGCGTGGGCGGCGTGACCGTGAACCGCTTCTGCTCCAGCGGCCTGCAGACGATCGCCATGGCCGCGGCGGCCATCCAGACCGGGCAGGCGGACGTGATGCTGGCCGGTGGCGTGGAGAGCATGAGCTTCGTGCCCATGAGCGGTCACAACCCCAGCCCGAACCCGGAACTGGTGGACGCCCGCCCCGGCGCGTACATCGGCATGGGCATGACCGCCGAGAACGTCGCCGCGAAGTACGGCATCAGCCGTGAGGATCAGGACGCGTTCGCGTTCCGCAGCCACCAGCGCGCCGCGGCCGCTCAGGACGCCGGGAAGTTCGACGCCGAGATCGTGCCCGTCCCCGTCCGCGTGGACAAGCTGAAGGGCACGAAGATGAAGTCCGAAACCGTGAACTTCGACAGGGACGAACTGATCCGCCGGGACGCGAACCTCGCGGACATGGCGAAGGTCCGCCCCGCGTTCAAGGCGACCGGTTCGGTCAGCGCCGCGAACAGCAGCCCGTTCAGTGACGGCGCGGCCGCCGTGCTGATCATGAGCGGCGAGAAGGCGCAGGAACTCGGCGTGAAACCCCTGGCGAAGTTCCTCGGCTTCGCCGTGGCGGGCGTGGAACCCGAACTGATGGGCATCGGGCCCGTGAAGGCCGTGCCGAAGGTGCTGGCGCAGACCGGCCTGACCCTGGACGATATCGACCTGATCGAGCTGAACGAGGCGTTCGCCGCGCAGTCCCTGGCGGTGGCGCGGGAACTGGGCCTGAACCAGGACATCATGAACGTCAACGGCGGCGCGATCGCCCTGGGTCACCCCCTGGGGTGCAGCGGCGCGAAACTCGCCACGACCGCCATCTATGAACTGCAGCGCCGTGGGGGCGGGAAGGCCCTGATCACCATGTGCATCGGCGGGGGCATGGGCGCCGCCGGGATCATCGAAGTGTACGGCGCGGACCAGGCCGCCGACTGA
- a CDS encoding 3-hydroxyacyl-CoA dehydrogenase/enoyl-CoA hydratase family protein yields MKIQKAAVIGAGVMGAAIAAQLANAGIPVTLLDIVLPDNPDRNFLAKSGVERALKARPAAFMDASRASLIQVGNLEDDLKKLKDADWIIEAIIEKLDAKRDLWAKVEQVAKKTAIISSNSSGIPMHLQIEGRSEDFQRRFVGAHFFNPPRYLHLLEVIPTPKTDPAIVKTFSEFAETTLGKGIVVANDVPGFVANRIGVYGIVRAMDHMQRAGLTPAQVDQLTGPALGRASSATFRTADLSGLDIIYHVSNDLGKATPDDEDFTLTPAFRTLVEDKKWLGDKTGSGFYKKTKDEKGKTKILNLNLDTFEYEDQGKVKVAAVDAVKGRPLAERVKALYGAEGKEGEFLRGVMNDGFWYAAKMAGNVSNRLQDIDNALKWGFGWEQGPFETMDTLGVQSVIANLEAEGRTLPPLLAAMKASGRDAFYQGGEIVTPEGQPTPYQAPYFILTDLKKDATKIVKKRAGASVIDLGDGVLLAEWHAKMNALGEDQLRTVQDAHKLVQDLGYHGLVIGNQGENFSAGANLPLILSQAQADEWDELDDMIKQFQQVTTSLRFSPHPTVAAPFGLTLGGGAEFTLHADHVVASAELYMGLVEVGVGLIPGGGGTKEMLLRFTDQQQPSQRVGATLLPAVQRAFELIGTAKVSTSALEARNLGFLRDTDTVAMNKNHILEDAKRQVLALAPGYVQPTPRQDIPVMGDAAIGAIKSALHGMHQGGYITDYDLVVSEQLAKVLSGGTGNNRTAKVSEQHLLDLEREAFLTLLGKKGTQQRIEHMLKTGKPLRN; encoded by the coding sequence ATGAAGATTCAGAAAGCCGCAGTCATCGGCGCAGGCGTCATGGGCGCTGCCATCGCCGCTCAGCTCGCCAACGCCGGGATTCCCGTCACCCTGCTGGACATCGTCCTGCCCGACAACCCCGACCGCAACTTCCTCGCCAAGAGTGGCGTGGAGCGCGCCCTGAAAGCCCGCCCCGCCGCCTTCATGGACGCCAGCCGCGCCAGCCTGATTCAGGTGGGCAACCTCGAAGACGACCTGAAAAAACTCAAGGACGCCGACTGGATCATCGAGGCGATCATCGAGAAACTCGACGCCAAACGCGACCTGTGGGCCAAAGTCGAGCAGGTGGCCAAGAAAACCGCGATCATCAGCAGCAACTCCAGCGGCATCCCCATGCACCTCCAGATCGAGGGGCGCAGCGAGGACTTCCAGCGCCGCTTCGTGGGCGCGCACTTCTTCAACCCGCCCCGCTACCTGCACCTCCTGGAAGTCATTCCCACGCCCAAGACCGACCCGGCGATCGTGAAGACCTTCAGCGAGTTCGCGGAAACCACCCTCGGCAAGGGCATCGTGGTCGCCAACGACGTGCCGGGCTTCGTCGCCAACCGCATCGGCGTGTACGGCATCGTCCGCGCCATGGACCACATGCAGCGGGCCGGACTGACCCCCGCGCAGGTCGACCAGCTCACGGGCCCCGCCCTGGGCCGCGCCTCGTCAGCCACCTTCCGCACCGCCGACCTCTCGGGCCTGGACATCATCTACCACGTGTCCAATGACCTGGGCAAAGCCACGCCGGACGACGAGGACTTCACCCTCACGCCCGCCTTCCGCACCCTGGTGGAAGACAAGAAGTGGCTGGGCGACAAGACCGGCAGCGGCTTCTACAAGAAGACCAAGGACGAGAAGGGCAAGACCAAGATCCTGAACCTGAACCTCGACACCTTCGAGTACGAGGACCAGGGCAAGGTCAAGGTCGCCGCCGTGGACGCCGTCAAAGGCCGCCCCCTGGCTGAGCGCGTGAAGGCCCTGTACGGCGCTGAAGGCAAGGAAGGGGAGTTCCTGCGCGGCGTCATGAACGACGGCTTCTGGTACGCCGCCAAGATGGCCGGCAACGTCAGCAACCGCCTTCAGGACATCGACAACGCCCTGAAGTGGGGCTTCGGCTGGGAACAGGGTCCCTTCGAGACGATGGACACCCTGGGCGTCCAGAGCGTCATCGCCAACCTCGAAGCCGAGGGCCGCACCCTGCCCCCCCTGCTGGCCGCCATGAAAGCCAGTGGCCGCGACGCCTTCTACCAGGGCGGCGAGATCGTCACGCCTGAAGGCCAGCCCACCCCCTACCAGGCCCCCTACTTCATCCTGACCGACCTGAAGAAGGACGCCACGAAGATCGTCAAGAAACGCGCCGGGGCCAGCGTCATCGACCTGGGCGACGGCGTCCTGCTGGCCGAATGGCACGCCAAGATGAACGCCCTCGGCGAGGACCAGCTGCGCACCGTGCAGGACGCCCACAAGCTCGTGCAGGACCTGGGCTACCACGGCCTCGTCATCGGCAACCAGGGCGAGAACTTCAGCGCGGGCGCCAACCTGCCCCTGATCCTCTCGCAGGCGCAGGCGGACGAGTGGGACGAACTCGACGACATGATCAAGCAGTTCCAGCAGGTCACCACCTCGCTGCGCTTCAGCCCCCACCCCACCGTCGCCGCACCCTTCGGTCTGACGCTCGGCGGTGGCGCCGAATTCACCCTGCACGCCGACCACGTCGTCGCCAGCGCCGAACTGTACATGGGCCTCGTGGAAGTCGGCGTCGGGCTGATCCCCGGCGGCGGCGGCACCAAGGAAATGCTGCTGCGCTTCACGGACCAGCAGCAGCCCAGCCAGCGCGTCGGCGCCACGCTGCTGCCCGCCGTGCAGCGCGCCTTCGAACTCATCGGCACCGCCAAGGTGAGCACCAGCGCCCTCGAAGCCCGCAACCTCGGGTTCCTGCGCGACACCGACACCGTCGCCATGAACAAGAACCACATCCTCGAGGACGCCAAGCGTCAGGTTCTCGCCCTGGCCCCCGGCTACGTGCAACCCACCCCCCGCCAGGACATCCCCGTCATGGGCGACGCCGCCATCGGCGCCATCAAGAGCGCCCTGCACGGCATGCACCAGGGCGGCTACATCACCGACTACGACCTCGTCGTGTCCGAACAGCTCGCCAAGGTTCTCTCCGGCGGCACCGGCAACAACCGCACCGCCAAAGTGTCCGAGCAGCACCTCCTCGACCTCGAACGCGAAGCCTTCCTCACCCTCCTCGGGAAGAAAGGCACCCAGCAGCGCATCGAGCACATGCTCAAGACCGGCAAACCCCTGCGCAACTAA
- a CDS encoding alpha/beta hydrolase family protein has translation MKRQPSPITHHPSTGGRLTDRLLNVRKRRALGWAALAYAGVVLAGALVGADITLRSKTRWVKGVFVPVGRRGNEVYLPAGSETLSRGPIGIVPLLPNKGHAVLGERQVVGTLVRRPVQEERGLLPNGALAWASTFVYNGTPAQLGVEFEDTAVSTPLGDMPAWHIPPSGDAPGRADAIVIVIHGHGGQRPQALRMLPALRRTGAASLFVTFRNAHGAPRSETGYLTLGDQEAEDVISALHWAQGAGYRRAVLYGFSMGGNIALSALRERHQPYPIPVTGVMLDCPALDWRATILSQGQRFGLPPFLARHVATFTQWVVTRRSGQDFDTVDQIRAAPNFNLPILMWHGTRDRTIPIAQADALAAARPDLIEYHRVEGGKHIRVWNINPKAYDAQLETFIGKVLPEVEG, from the coding sequence ATGAAGCGCCAACCATCACCCATCACCCATCACCCATCAACCGGCGGCCGCCTGACCGACCGACTCCTGAACGTCCGCAAACGCCGCGCCCTCGGCTGGGCCGCCCTGGCTTACGCCGGGGTGGTGCTGGCCGGGGCGCTGGTGGGGGCCGACATCACCCTGCGCAGCAAGACCCGCTGGGTGAAGGGCGTGTTCGTGCCGGTGGGTCGGCGCGGAAACGAGGTGTACCTCCCGGCAGGCAGTGAGACGCTGTCGCGCGGCCCCATCGGCATCGTGCCGCTGCTCCCGAACAAGGGGCACGCGGTGCTGGGCGAACGGCAGGTCGTCGGCACGCTGGTGCGCCGCCCGGTGCAGGAGGAACGCGGCCTGCTGCCCAACGGCGCGCTCGCGTGGGCCAGCACCTTCGTGTACAACGGCACGCCCGCGCAGCTGGGCGTCGAGTTCGAGGACACGGCGGTCAGCACCCCGCTGGGCGACATGCCCGCCTGGCACATTCCCCCCAGCGGCGACGCCCCGGGCCGCGCGGACGCCATCGTGATCGTCATCCACGGGCACGGCGGGCAGCGGCCCCAGGCCCTGCGGATGCTGCCCGCCCTGCGGCGCACCGGCGCGGCCAGCCTGTTCGTCACGTTCCGCAACGCCCACGGCGCCCCCCGCAGCGAGACCGGCTACCTGACCCTGGGCGACCAGGAAGCCGAGGACGTCATCAGCGCCCTGCACTGGGCGCAGGGGGCCGGGTACAGGCGGGCCGTGCTGTACGGCTTCAGCATGGGCGGCAACATCGCCCTCAGCGCCCTGCGCGAACGGCACCAGCCCTACCCCATTCCCGTCACGGGCGTCATGCTCGACTGCCCCGCGCTGGACTGGCGGGCCACCATCCTCTCCCAGGGCCAACGCTTCGGCCTCCCACCCTTCCTCGCGCGGCACGTCGCCACCTTCACCCAGTGGGTCGTGACACGCCGCAGCGGCCAGGACTTCGACACCGTCGACCAGATCCGCGCCGCACCCAACTTCAACCTCCCCATCCTCATGTGGCACGGCACGCGCGACCGCACCATCCCCATCGCGCAGGCCGACGCGCTGGCCGCCGCCCGCCCCGACCTCATCGAATACCACCGGGTCGAAGGCGGCAAACACATCCGCGTGTGGAACATCAACCCCAAAGCCTACGACGCCCAACTCGAAACCTTCATCGGCAAAGTCCTGCCAGAGGTGGAAGGGTGA
- a CDS encoding four helix bundle protein, which translates to MTQARFFGFEKLDVYHLSVEMAADVYRVSGHFPQDERFGLTNQLRRAATSVTLNIAEGAGRDSRKDFAHFLTQARGSTYEVASGLQLAVRLGFVPQTDTQAVHEQAQTIAAMLSALARTLKAEA; encoded by the coding sequence ATGACTCAGGCACGCTTCTTCGGATTCGAAAAACTGGACGTCTACCACCTGTCGGTGGAGATGGCAGCCGACGTCTACCGCGTGTCCGGGCATTTTCCTCAGGACGAACGCTTCGGCCTCACCAATCAGCTGCGCCGCGCGGCGACCTCAGTCACCCTCAACATTGCCGAAGGGGCCGGGCGGGACTCCCGCAAGGACTTCGCCCACTTCCTGACGCAGGCCAGAGGATCCACGTACGAGGTTGCCAGCGGACTGCAACTCGCCGTGCGACTGGGCTTCGTGCCGCAGACCGACACCCAGGCCGTTCACGAGCAGGCGCAGACCATCGCCGCCATGCTCAGTGCCCTCGCCCGTACCCTGAAGGCCGAAGCATGA
- a CDS encoding Ig-like domain-containing protein: MKRSALLLALPALLITACTPGSGGTATPDTTGPQISLTQSAPLEDATVTLTATATDDSGISKVEFYRNGTLLGTDSTAPYTYPVDLVNDTRTGYTAKAYDTKGNATVTAAFNVTTKYQGSWYWLAVDSAGNNVADGVSVFITEVPVSGQQVAAGVYTDTAQTRVGLSLLGPIASTTSLDAAFTVDTTQPALYLVAQDNDGAFGTYNGSATFGGLGVVIDPTTGAERDIALGMVQIDTTVDAAARAQTTLRAMLKRSLSAQRLNRSARVALPATLNVKLPDLSRFKLPQ; this comes from the coding sequence GTGAAACGTTCCGCTCTTCTGCTCGCTCTTCCTGCACTCCTGATCACTGCCTGCACGCCCGGTAGCGGAGGCACGGCCACGCCTGACACTACCGGCCCCCAGATCAGCCTGACCCAGAGCGCGCCTCTGGAAGACGCCACCGTCACCCTGACCGCCACCGCCACCGACGACAGCGGAATCAGCAAAGTCGAGTTCTACCGGAACGGTACCCTGCTCGGCACCGACTCCACCGCCCCTTACACGTATCCGGTCGATCTAGTAAATGACACCCGAACCGGGTACACCGCCAAGGCATACGACACCAAGGGCAACGCCACCGTTACCGCCGCGTTCAATGTCACAACCAAGTACCAGGGCAGCTGGTACTGGCTCGCCGTCGACAGCGCAGGCAATAACGTCGCAGACGGGGTCTCGGTCTTCATCACCGAGGTTCCCGTCAGTGGTCAGCAGGTGGCCGCCGGCGTGTACACCGACACGGCACAGACCCGGGTCGGCCTCAGCCTGCTGGGACCGATTGCCAGCACGACCAGTCTCGACGCCGCGTTCACCGTCGACACCACACAACCTGCCCTCTATCTCGTTGCTCAGGACAACGACGGCGCCTTCGGCACGTACAACGGCAGCGCCACCTTCGGCGGTCTGGGTGTCGTCATTGACCCGACCACCGGCGCTGAGCGGGACATCGCGCTGGGCATGGTCCAAATCGACACCACGGTGGATGCGGCAGCCAGAGCGCAGACCACCCTGCGTGCCATGCTGAAACGCAGCCTGAGTGCCCAGCGCCTGAACCGCTCTGCCCGCGTGGCCCTCCCCGCCACCCTGAACGTCAAGCTGCCCGACCTCAGCCGCTTCAAGCTGCCCCAGTAA